Proteins from one Gasterosteus aculeatus chromosome 11, fGasAcu3.hap1.1, whole genome shotgun sequence genomic window:
- the tcf20 gene encoding transcription factor 20 isoform X2: MTDDYAGMQQQSLHRGHHHPSQVSHMLAYSARNRGAVEASPTQSNIHSGNTSNPYRKDAMDYYFSMAGKERHRRGGMAYGAGFGYPNIDGHIPHQYRHAGSGSAPASGLMSPYPVDYGSSAGSGGGAGVGGFSPSHQYNMSQNAAMQSVPGSQMQHRQLGQAFPAVHHGQQHRSYPHSGHRMTPQYSHYSPQGGASTGSSGMYSPPPQRYLDGAAGAGFDPKVNNSPSVNSSSNSVSSSVAANNVGPMENVQQSYHASNYPGYSPQTLSLHKQATLQHRNSQHNLGVGYDNSLKMQHQSPSPGSVYAKHHQASNPSIPQAASQEIAKSPMHPNAQQAQINQNFSPISNPSPAASAVHSPSCSSSPSPLMGVTEVHANPSGHGPSHHPSSNPRSSHGQGRLLQTMPQLSPTPNSNSSISSGGSGGSHKAHSMCAGGGSSVPSTGRNKLGLGTGVGSRDDGSSIYSSSPLDKMQDAALNSLNALSSQVANLPNTVQHMLLTDSVLSQKKGKDVGQMQQATHGVSPSQPRSRNASAASSTSTVKDGSAPGIGDGASLDAGADEDSSRMLVGGSSMTKVDREEQFSEGEHGRVRQMSGASSASEPTGYPPASHSETRTGPTSAGKTIAPHSPSKELNVSETKASEARASLSSSSPAFGCQSLETGTILHSKPPVSSSPSATSATVPPLQPNCISEPGLTYGGHRKTTEIKSEVIKNESEGPLDKTEKGRLQMQRGGEVNSKNCQDKENRLHTASRLHSNERGEKHTSEELQSASGVGVIVSARSEGSQNEKSKHPQGNCIEEKHSFLRESSSHNGEEGVDLSLYSSHHQKSNFGQPQNPPQSGPHKYGYPESTYGSNLTMKSRARAGPVGVMESNSRYLGYQQSQAGYGHVHPKDASSATETLVKRGQGTGAKGQEDNLQQFPSLLQEVLQGYNLDRRYGRPEQAFPSHQQVQQQFQTRHPYGITEALAHSGQMGSTLKHPQTNQRHESEPSFTTDTQSSVRSDVPITKIMQNADKNDMGVSYLTQATESQQPPTKHINLADYSLPQRKASSNVCTPPSAVQELLLQEPEPLTGIMGQTESQKLSGSILAPSERRSVICDVSPNRRGTPERESDREREREKSEASVIQQPFSSPAAASDMSKKDIREKQVVKIEMASKKVALDPANLTLAHRGGGCADAEIEYHSKSGHSSVVMNADPYRRGNMDIPPLPSHPLSANPLSSPSRHQSYLHGVDLSTGSGSSFPAYRFGDTREANMIPRSNPHFPSHHPYHNLSPQAQSTNKLQMYAHPRGAPHHPHDMNDWVKAMNRPSKEMMLLPGSSPGRHKVSQTEPRQRMVSQTDMPAELHATKTSLHHQGAFFDLKMWESTHSHGRDGSRMMEGDSFYRTQAPPPPLPPPSAPVASHVPIPPQMSHGLNVAEPQVPRVAAEDAKHPCPPPPPISAKPSANINSTQPQVSRQTKASGSGDTNPLMLRRRVRSFISPIPAKRQLQDASQHRAATNSHHSPGAQSESSYHNEDDSSSDIPCPRLSSPLPGENTYSQPLSPSSGITRAMPPKKGRGLKLEAIVQKITPNIKKPAVHVDDDSNHYPGFSHSEMLPFNDSQDQDLAHFPRGVGGEDSYMDESHSLNDIISFRGVDETGPLPPSAYPCEPHQASRALKQDFDFGLGSTVSSASGDKEDFALLGPLPPPPPLPRPVQGSPPPSSSALSDIQHFTNTYQQLETRRGEQSAANLLRQKLQESGMGFDDYPTSDYYGGTPPHHNQAQGHMLNRQHQMSSGRSSLSPQDPKLHDSSVPKGYFPSGKKKGRPVGSVNKQKRAQNQAQSPGQGQPQAQAQSTTPSAPSVPTEPTTVDATTPPLVPTTSSTPPPTAPPLCDSNNSPPLTPPILTQIVKVDVESEDTQPVIEVKPVRRRRRGGKDDNETLEARGRQRRRRRAAGPTAPSVAKVDPDTPLRGGGSPGPNRVFVDPNRKGLFVPHIHVENKIPEIGAVCIIVNAEEEKLKGERSAVGGKVGGDGIDSPPAPSSQLCRRDRESEKRDTDEAETILPSGKSLPSTGYIVTGPVITETHHTGRLLCCLCQKWANYKHLGDLYGPFYPAEYAAKLPKNPPQVRQCQASTGTSKTGQNSDMSSNAVRANADTQTQDAQFTHPPTVSDYAMSQATNPVLLPAKVRTAPTAAGEEMMMHMTGKFSNASSSSSSSFFSYISKTTPSLTWDMNLDIRPIPKLKREPDLDTDKQQPQIQQQQLPTDEAQQRPQHRKLTSHPRFKRRHKSSEDSPRMVPSNSKASLPFQPPPPALDSLGPLAQLAQLPQMPMDPEELWVHEGCMVWTSGVYLVNGRLYGLQEALDGARETCCSYCEMVGSTLGCYSKGCTLRYHYLCAIEADCSLNKDNFSLRCPKHKVKKESFPSMLLPLSPPSSSLLRSVYPEHPASQASVPGAVRERLREAQKKKRHQSLGAVSLVNRRLRSGTCLRSSPKWDRTGIYDGDQHKGMYTFSMGISIIYI; this comes from the exons ATGACCGATGATTACGCAGGGATGCAACAGCAGAGTCTGCACAGAGGCCATCACCACCCCAGTCAAGTCAGCCACATGCTTGCGTACAGTGCTCGAAACAGAGGTGCTGTGGAGGCATCACCAACACAGAGTAACATTCACAGCGGCAACACTAGCAACCCCTACAGGAAGGACGCCATGGATTACTATTTTTCCATGGCAGGAAAGGAAAGACACAGGAGGGGAGGCATGGCATATGGGGCAGGGTTTGGGTACCCTAATATTGATGGACATATACCTCACCAGTATCGACATGCTGGATCTGGCTCTGCACCAGCATCCGGCCTGATGTCACCATATCCAGTAGACTATGGCTCAAGTGCTGGTTCTGGTGGAGGTGCTGGTGTTGGAGGGTTCTCTCCTTCACATCAGTACAATATGAGTCAGAATGCTGCAATGCAGTCAGTGCCAGGTTCTCAGATGCAACACCGCCAACTTGGACAAGCCTTCCCAGCTGTCCACCATGGACAGCAGCATAGGAGCTATCCGCACTCTGGGCACAGAATGACCCCTCAGTACTCTCACTACTCCCCACAGGGTGGAGCATCCACGGGGTCATCAGGAATGTACAGCCCTCCTCCACAGAGATACCTTGACGGGGCTGCTGGTGCGGGGTTCGATCCCAAAGTCAACAATTCCCCCAGTGTCAACTCTAGTTCAAACTCAGTCTCCAGTTCAGTTGCTGCTAACAATGTGGGGCCAATGGAGAATGTTCAGCAGAGTTACCATGCTTCTAATTACCCTGGCTATTCCCCACAGACACTTTCGCTTCACAAGCAAGCCACACTACAGCACCGCAACTCGCAGCACAATTTGGGGGTAGGCTACGACAACTCTCTCAAGATGCAGCACCAGAGCCCGTCTCCAGGCTCTGTCTATGCTAAACATCATCAAGCATCCAATCCCAGTATACCTCAAGCAGCATCTCAAGAAATAGCCAAATCCCCAATGCATCCCAATGCTCAACAAGCCCAAATCAACCAAAACTTTAGCCCGATATCCAACCCCTCACCAGCTGCCTCTGCAGTGCATTCCCCAAGTTGtagctcctctccttcccctttgATGGGCGTCACAGAGGTACATGCGAACCCCTCAGGTCATGGTCCGTCACATCATCCGTCGTCAAACCCCCGTAGCAGCCATGGTCAAGGTAGATTACTGCAGACCATGCCACAATTAAGTCCCACACCCAACTCAAATAGCAGCATCAGTAGTGGTGGTAGCGGTGGCAGTCATAAAGCTCACAGCATGTGTGCGGGTGGAGGGAGCAGTGTGCCTTCAACAGGCCGAAACAAATTGGGTTTAGGGACAGGAGTTGGATCGCGAGACGACGGCTCTTCTATTTATTCATCCTCTCCGCTAGACAAAATGCAGGATGCTGCCCTGAATAGTCTTAATGCCTTGAGCTCACAAGTTGCCAATTTACCAAACACAGTGCAGCACATGCTCCTCACCGATTCAGTGCTTTCACAGAAGAAGGGGAAGGATGTGGGCCAGATGCAACAGGCAACACATGGTGTGTCCCCGTCACAACCAAGAAGTCGAAATGCAAGTGCAGCCTCAAGCACTAGCACAGTTAAAGACGGAAGTGCTCCAGGGATTGGTGATGGTGCCAGTTTAGATGCTGGTGCCGATGAAGACTCCTCACGAATGTTAGTTGGAGGCTCGTCGATGACCAAGGTGGACCGGGAGGAGCAGTTTTCTGAAGGGGAACATGGGAGGGTGAGGCAGATGAGTGGTGCAAGCAGTGCATCTGAACCAACTGGGTATCCCCCTGCCTCTCACAGTGAAACACGGACTGGGCCAACATCCGCTGGTAAAACCATCGCCCCCCATTCACCGTCAAAAGAACTAAATGTTTCCGAAACAAAAGCAAGTGAGGCACGCGCATCCctttcatcatcatccccaGCTTTTGGATGTCAGTCATTGGAGACTGGCACAATTTTACATTCAAaacctccagtttcctcctcccCATCAGCCACCTCTGCCActgttcctcctctgcagccaaATTGTATCTCAGAGCCTGGTCTGACATACGGTGGCCATAGGAAGACAACGGAAATAAAAAGTGAGGTCATCAAAAATGAAAGTGAAGGCCCCCTCGACAAAACGGAGAAAGGCCGTCTTCAAATGCAGCGAGGTGGAGAAGTCAATTCCAAAAATTGccaggacaaagaaaacaggttgCATACTGCGTCCAGATTACACAGCaatgagagaggagaaaaacacacgTCTGAGGAGCTCCAGAGTGCTAGTGGTGTTGGTGTGATTGTTTCAGCTCGGTCTGAGGgaagtcaaaatgaaaaaagcaagCATCCCCAAGGCAACTGCATAGAAGAAAAACACTCTTTCTTGAGAGAGTCGAGCAGCCATAATGGAGAGGAAGGTGTAGATTTGAGTTTATATTCCTCCCATCACCAAAAATCAAATTTTGGACAGCCTCAAAATCCTCCCCAGTCCGGGCCGCATAAATACGGCTATCCAGAATCAACATATGGCTCAAATTTGACAATGAAAAGCAGAGCGAGGGCTGGCCCGGTGGGTGTCATGGAATCAAATTCCAGATACTTAGGGTATCAACAATCCCAAGCTGGTTATGGCCATGTGCATCCAAAAGATGCTAGTTCTGCGACAGAGACTTTGGTAAAGAGAGGGCAAGGCACAGGAGCTAAAGGTCAGGAAGATAATTTGCAGCAATTTCCAAGCCTTTTGCAAGAGGTTCTTCAAGGTTACAATTTAGATAGACGGTATGGTAGACCGGAGCAGGCCTTTCCGTCCCATCAGCAAGTTCAACAACAGTTTCAAACTAGACACCCGTATGGCATAACTGAGGCTTTGGCTCATTCTGGACAGATGGGTAGCACTTTAAAGCATCCACAGACAAACCAGAGGCACGAAAGCGAGCCTAGTTTTACCACAGATACTCAGTCCTCAGTGAGGTCTGATGTGCCTATTACTAAGATAATGCAAAATGCTGACAAAAATGACATGGGCGTGTCCTATTTGACACAGGCTACAGAGTCTCAGCAACCCCCAACAAAGCATATAAACTTAGCTGACTACTCTCTCCCACAGAGAAAAGCCTCATCAAATGTGTGCACTCCACCCTCTGCTGTGCAGGAACTCCTTTTGCAAGAGCCAGAGCCGCTAACCGGCATCATGGGTCAAACTGAGTCTCAAAAATTATCAGGCTCGATATTAGCCCCATCAGAGCGTCGCTCTGTCATCTGTGATGTGTCACCAAACCGACGGGGCACTCCGGAAAGGGAAagtgacagagagagggagcgggagaAAAGTGAAGCCTCTGTAATTCAGCAGCCATTTTCCTCTCCAGCAGCTGCGAGTGATATGAGTAAAAAGGATATTAGAGAGAAACAAGTGGTGAAAATTGAAATGGCATCAAAAAAGGTTGCCTTGGACCCTGCAAATTTAACGCTTGCTCATCGTGGTGGTGGTTGCGCTGATGCTGAGATAGAGTATCATTCCAAGTCTGGTCATTCATCTGTTGTGATGAATGCTGACCCCTACAGGCGAGGTAATATGGATATTCCACCCTTACCTTCTCATCCTTTGAGCGCTAACCCTTTATCTTCACCTTCAAGGCATCAGTCTTACCTTCATGGTGTGGATTTATCAACTGGCAGTGGCAGCAGCTTTCCTGCTTATCGATTTGGAGATACACGAGAAGCCAATATGATACCACGCAGTAACCCCCATTTTCCCTCCCACCATCCCTACCACAATTTATCCCCCCAAGCGCAGTCCACAAATAAGCTTCAGATGTATGCTCACCCTCGTGGCGCCCCTCATCACCCCCATGACATGAATGATTGGGTAAAAGCAATGAACAGGCCATCAAAGGAGATGATGCTGCTTCCTGGTTCTTCTCCAGGAAGACATAAGGTCAGCCAAACAGAACCGAGGCAGAGGATGGTCTCACAAACCGACATGCCCGCTGAGCTACACGCAACCAAAACTTCGCTCCATCATCAGGGCGCtttctttgatttaaaaatgtggGAGTCGACACACTCTCACGGAAGAGACGGTTCTAGAATGATGGAGGGAGATTCCTTTTACAGAACAcaagcgcctcctcctcctcttccccctccctctgctcctgtGGCTTCACACGTTCCCATTCCACCACAAATGAGTCATGGCCTAAATGTTGCTGAACCGCAAGTCCCCAGAGTAGCCGCAGAGGACGCCAAACATCCCTGCCCACCTCCCCCGCCCATATCCGCAAAGCCTTCTGCCAACATTAACTCCACGCAGCCACAGGTGTCGCGTCAGACTAAAGCCAGCGGTTCTGGAGACACAAATCCGCTAATGTTGAGAAGGAGAGTTCGTTCTTTCATCTCTCCCATTCCTGCCAAAAGGCAACTCCAGGATGCGTCTCAGCACAGAGCTGCAACAAATTCACACCATTCGCCTGGGGCTCAGTCTGAGTCAAGCTATCACAATGAAGATGACTCTAGTTCAGATATCCCATGTCCCAGGCTTTCTTCGCCTCTGCCCGGAGAGAATACCTACTCGCAACCTCTATCTCCATCAAGTGGTATTACCAGGGCTATGCCTCCCAAAAAAGGCAGAGGTTTGAAACTAGAGGCAATTGTGCAGAAAATCACACCAAATATTAAAAAACCAGCAGTACATGTCGATGATGACTCAAATCATTATCCAGGCTTCTCTCACTCTGAAATGCTGCCGTTTAATGATTCACAGGACCAAGACTTGGCACATTTCCCACGGGGTGTAGGAGGGGAAGATAGCTACATGGACGAAAGTCATTCATTAAACGATATTATTTCCTTCAGAGGAGTTGATGAGACTGGGCCTTTGCCTCCATCTGCCTACCCCTGTGAGCCTCATCAGGCGTCTCGAGCCCTAAAACAAGACTTTGACTTTGGATTAGGATCCACTGTTTCGTCGGCATCAGGTGACAAGGAGGATTTTGCTTTGCTTGGACCGttaccccctcctccacctctccctcgCCCGGTCCAGGGTTCCCCGCCTCCATCTTCGTCTGCCCTGTCGGACATTCAGCATTTCACCAACACTTACCAGCAGCTCGAGACAAGAAGAGGGGAGCAGTCTGCAGCTAACCTCCTTCGACAGAAACTTCAAGAATCTGGCATGGGATTTGATGATTATCCTACCAGTGACTACTATGGAGGCACCCCGCCCCACCATAATCAGGCACAGGGGCACATGCTGAACAGGCAACATCAGATGTCCTCTGGCAGGTCCAGCCTGTCGCCACAAGATCCCAAGCTGCACGACAGTTCTGTGCCTAAAGGCTATTTCCCATCTGGCAAGAAGAAGGGGAGACCTGTAGGGAgtgtgaataaacaaaaaagggcCCAGAATCAAGCCCAATCACCGGGGCAGGGTCAGCCCCAAGCCCAGGCTCAGAGCACAACTCCAAGTGCTCCCTCAGTTCCAACCGAGCCAACCACGGTGGATGCAACAACCCCACCGTTGGTGCCGACTACAAGCAGCACACCGCCTCCCACAGCCCCTCCCCTGTGTGACAGTAACAACTCGCCCCCACTGACCCCGCCCATTTTAACTCAGATCGTGAAAGTGGATGTTGAGAGTGAGGACACGCAGCCAGTGATCGAGGTCAAGCCTGTGCGGAGGAGACGTAGAGGTGGGAAAGATGACAACGAGACACTAGAGGCCAGAGGgcgacagaggaggagaaggagagcagcCGGGCCGACCGCACCATCAGTGGCCAAAGTCGACCCCGATACCCCTTTAAGGGGAGGAGGGAGCCCTGGCCCTAATAGAGTATTTGTGGACCCAAATAGAAAGGGTCTGTTTGTTCCGCACATACACGTGGAGAACAAAATACCAGAGATTGGGGCGGTGTGCATCATCGTAAATGCTGAGGAAGAGAAGCTGAAAGGGGAGCGTAGTGCAGTCGGAGGGAAAGTGGGGGGGGATGGGATTGATTCTCCCCCAGCTCCTTCCTCCCAGTTATgtaggagagacagagagtcgGAGAAAAGGGACACGGACGAAGCGGAGACGATACTTCCTTCGGGAAAATCGCTTCCCTCCACTGGCTATATTGTTACAGGCCCGGTGATCACAGAGACCCATCACACTGGCCGCCTGCTCTGCTGCCTGTGTCAGAAATGGGCAAATTACAAACACCTTGGCGATCTCTACGGCCCTTTCTATCCAGCCGAATATGCAGCAAAGCTCCCCAAGAACCCACCCCAGGTCCGACAATGTCAAGCGTCCACGGGCACAAGCAAAACGGGACAGAACTCGGACATGAGCTCAAACGCTGTGAGGGCCAACGCGGACACGCAAACGCAAGATGCTCAGTTTACCCACCCCCCCACTGTCAGCGACTACGCCATGAGCCAAGCGACAAACCCTGTGCTTCTCCCCGCCAAAGTCAGAACGGCCCCGACAGCTGCCGGAGAGGAAATGATGATGCACATGACTGGCAAGTTCAGTAATgcctcctcgtcgtcctcctcgtccttcttctCCTACATCAGTAAAACAACGCCGTCCCTCACCTGGGACATGAATCTCGACATTCGGCCTATCCCGAAGCTGAAGAGAGAGCCAGACCTTGATACCGACAAGCAACAGCCACaaatccagcagcagcagctgccaaCAGACGAAGCTCAGCAACGACCGCAACACAGAAAGCTGACCTCACACCCCCGCTTTAAAAGGAGGCACAAATCCAGTGAGGATTCCCCCAGAATGGTGCCTTCCAACAGTAAGGCGTCTCTGCCCTTccagccccctccccctgcctTGGACTCCCTGGGACCTTTGGCACAACTCGCCCAGCTGCCTCAGATGCCGATGGACCCAGAGGAGCTGTGGGTCCACGAGGGATGCATGGTGTGGACCAGTGGGGTGTATCTGGTCAATGGGAGACTGTACGGTCTGCAAGAGGCATTAGATGGCGCCAGAGAAACA TGCTGCTCCTACTGTGAAATGGTTGGCTCGACCCTGGGCTGCTACAGCAAAGGCTGTACGCTGCGCTACCACTACCTGTGCGCCATTGAAGCAG ATTGCTCTCTGAACAAAGACAACTTCTCCCTGCGTTGTCCAAAGCACAAGGTAAAGAAGGAGAG TTTTCCTTCCATGTTACTCCcgctttctcccccctcctcctccctccttcgtTCAGTTTACCCAGAGCATCCGGCCAGCCAAGCCAGTGTACCTGGAGCAGTCAGAGAGAGGCTGAGAGaagcgcagaagaagaagagacaccAGAGTCTTGGAGCT GTTAGTTTGGTCAATAGAAGACTGAGGAGTGGGACTTGTTTGCGAAGCAGCCCGAAATGGGACAGGACTGGCATCTATGACGGAGACCAACATAAGGGAATGTACACTTTCTCAATGGGAATCagcattatttacatttaa